A part of Sebastes fasciatus isolate fSebFas1 chromosome 10, fSebFas1.pri, whole genome shotgun sequence genomic DNA contains:
- the LOC141775489 gene encoding protocadherin gamma-A5-like: MNLQVLLFICLLSLDSVFGQVSYSIPEEMAKGSLVGNIVQDLGLEIKRLISGKAKIYTRNNDGYIELNRERGVLLVKERIDREVLCTETALCALHFQIILENPMEFYTVTVQITDINDNAPAFEKNEMKFKISESAITGAKFVLERAEDLDVGINDLKNYELKPTDNFALKLHNNANGNKNVEMVLQKPLDREKHEQISLVLTAVDGGEPQMSGTMLIVITVLDANDNAPVFTQPTYKATVTENSPKGTVVATVSASDADQGSNGKITYSITNTFDSVRKVFEVNQENGEVALIGDIDFEKSKHFQINLLASDDGGLTDSCKLIVDVQDVNDNRPEINIMSKSTVISEDAKLNTVVTMINIEDIDSGENGNVKCFTSENIPFILKTSTNNFYSLVTDSDLDRERSSQYNITVTCSDEGVPSLSSSVTLTLQISDVNDNAPVFERSSYEAYIVENNTPGLSIFTVKARDADWNQNARVSYILEDSSVNGVQVSSYVSVSADSGVIHAVRSFDYEQIKDFHFRVKAQDGGSPPLSSNVTVKVLIQDQNDNPPQVLYPVQTGGSLVAEMVPRSADVGYLVTKVVAVDVDSGQNAWLSYKLQKATDRALFEVGLQNGEIRTIRQVTDKDAVKQRLTVIVEDNGQPSRSATVIVNVAVADSFPEVLSEFTDFTHDKEYNDNLTFYLVLALAVVSFLFITCLVVIISVKIYRWRQSRVLYHSSLPVIPYYPPRYSDTLGTGTLQHVYNYEVCRTTDSRKSDCKFGGAGSQNVLIMDPSSTGTMQRIQSEKSILDEPDSPLEVS, from the coding sequence ATGAATCTGCAAGTACTGCTGTTTATCTGTCTCCTTTCCCTCGACTCGGTGTTCGGGCAGGTCAGCTACTCCATTCCGGAGGAAATGGCGAAAGGCTCTTTAGTGGGCAACATAGTGCAAGATTTAGGATTAGAAATAAAGCGTTTGATATCAGGTAAAGCTAAGATCTATACGAGGAACAATGACGGGTACATCGAGCtgaacagagagaggggagtcCTCCTCGTCAAAGAGAGAATCGACAGAGAGGTGCTGTGTACAGAGACGGCGCTCTGTGCTTTACATTTTCAGATTATTTTAGAGAATCCGATGGAGTTTTACACTGTTACCGTTCAGATCACAGATATTAATGATAATGCACcagcatttgaaaaaaatgaaatgaaattcaaaATTAGTGAGTCAGCGATCACCGGAGCCAAATTTGTGCTGGAGAGAGCTGAGGATCTTGATGTTGGAATTAATGATCTTAAAAACTACGAATTAAAACCAACAGATAATTTTGCTCTGAAACTCCATAATAATGCTAACGGTAATAAAAACGTTGAGATGGTGCTACAGAAGCCTTTAGACAGAGAGAAACATGAGCAGATATCTCTGGTGTTAACGGCTGTAGATGGAGGAGAGCCGCAGATGTCAGGAACAATGCTGATTGTTATTACAGTGTTAGACGCTAATGATAATGCCCCCGTTTTTACACAGCCAACATACAAAGCTACAGTTACTGAGAACTCACCTAAAGGAACAGTTGTTGCCACTGTTTCAGCCTCAGATGCAGATCAGGGTTCAAACGGTAAAATAACTTATTCAATCACAAATACATTCGACAGTGTCAGGAAAGTATTTGAGGTAAATCAAGAAAACGGGGAAGTTGCATTAATTGGCGACATTGACTTCGAAAAGTCAAAACACTTTCAAATAAATTTACTTGCTAGTGACGATGGAGGACTCACAGATTCGTGTAAGTTAATTGTTGATGTGCAAGATGTAAATGACAACAGGCCTGAAATTAACATCATGTCGAAGTCAACTGTGATATCAGAGGATGCTAAACTCAATACAGTCgttacaatgataaatattgaggaCATAGATTCAGGAGAAAACGGTAACGTGAAATGCTTCACTAGCGAAAATATACccttcattttaaaaacatcaacaaataaTTTCTATAGTTTAGTGACAGACAGTGatttagacagagagagatcatCTCAGTATAATATAACAGTGACGTGTTCTGATGAGGGAGTGCCCTCCCTCTCCAGCAGCGTCACTCTCACCTTACAGATCTCTGATGTGAATGATAACGCGCCTGTCTTTGAGAGGAGCTCATATGAGGCCTACATTGTAGAAAACAACACACCAGGCCTCTCTATATTCACAGTGAAAGCCAGAGACGCTGACTGGAACCAGAATGCCCGTGTTTCTTACATACTGGAGGACTCCTCTGTTAACGGAGTGCAAGTCTCCTCATATGTGTCCGTTAGTGCTGATAGTGGAGTCATCCATGCAGTGCGCTCTTTTGACTACGAGCAGATCAAAGACTTCCACTTCCGCGTCAAAGCGCAGGATGGAGGTTCCCCTCCACTCAGTAGCAACGTGACTGTGAAAGTACTGATCCAGGACCAGAACGACAACCCTCCTCAGGTTTTGTACCCAGTCCAGACTGGTGGCTCTCTGGTGGCTGAAATGGTGCCTCGTTCAGCAGATGTGGGCTATCTGGTCACTAAAGTGGTGGCTGTTGATGTGGACTCTGGACAGAATGCCTGGCTCTCCTATAAACTGCAGAAAGCCACAGACAGGGCGCTGTTTGAAGTGGGCTTACAGAATGGAGAAATAAGAACTATCCGCCAAGTCACTGATAAAGATGCTGTGAAACAAAGACTGACTGTTATAGTGGAGGACAACGGGCAGCCCTCTCGTTCAGCTACAGTCATTGTTAACGTGGCGGTGGCGGACAGCTTCCCTGAAGTGCTGTCTGAGTTCACTGACTTTACACACGACAAGGAGTACAATGACAACCTGACTTTTTACTTAGTGTTGGCTCTGGCTGtagtctccttcctcttcatcacgtGTTTAGTGGTTATTATATCAGTGAAGATCTACAGGTGGAGACAGTCTCGCGTCCTGTATCACTCCAGTCTCCCTGTGATTCCATATTATCCACCACGTTACTCAGACACTTTGGGGACAGGGACTCTCCAACACGTGTACAACTACGAGGTGTGCAGGACGACTGACTCCAGAAAGAGTGACTGTAAGTTCGGAGGAGCCGGTAGTCAGAACGTGCTGATAATGGACCCCAGTTCTACAGGGACGATGCAGCGGATACAGAGTGAGAAGAGCATCCTGGATGAACCAGACTCTCCTCTAGAGGTCAGTTAA
- the LOC141775490 gene encoding protocadherin gamma-A2-like, with protein MNLQVLLFICLLSLDSVFGQVSYSIPEEMAKGSLVGNIVQDLGLEIKRLISGKAKIYTRNNDGYIELNRERGVLLVKDRIDREVLCTETALCALHFQIILENPMEFYTVTVQITDINDNAPAFEKNEIDFKISESAVIGAKFVLERAEDLDVGINGVQNYELRPTDNFALKLDNNADGNKNVEMVLQKPLDREKEEQISLVLTAIDGGEPQMSGTMLIVITVLDINDNAPVFTQPTYKATVTENSPKGTFVATVSASDADQGSYGKITYSITNTLGNVRKMFEVNKENGEVSLIGNIDFEKSKHFQINLRASDEGGLTDSCKLIVDVQDVNDNKPEINIMSKSNVISEDAKLNTVVTMINIEDKDSGENGNVKCFTSENMPFILKTSTNNFYSLVTDSDLDRERSSEYNITVTCSDEGVPSLSSSVTLTLQISDVNDNAPVFERSSYEAYIVENNTPGLSIFTVKARDADWNQNARVSYILEDSSVNGVPVSSYVSVSADSGVIHAVRSFDYEQIKDFHFRVKAQDGGSPPLSSNVTVKVLIQDQNDNPPQVLYPVQTGGSLVAEMVPRSADVGYLVTKVVAVDVDSGQNAWLSYKLQKATDRALFEVGLQNGEIRTIRQVTDKDAVKQRLTVIVEDNGQPSRSATVIVNVAVADSFPEVLSEFTDFTHDKEYNDNLTFYLVLALAVVSFLFITCLVVIISVKIYRWRQSRVLYHSSLPVIPYYPPRYSDTLGTGTLQHVYNYEVCRTTDSRKSDCKFGGAGSQNVLIMDPSSTGTMQRIQSEKSILDEPDSPLEVS; from the coding sequence ATGAATCTGCAAGTACTGCTGTTTATCTGTCTCCTTTCCCTCGACTCGGTGTTCGGGCAGGTCAGCTACTCTATTCCGGAGGAAATGGCGAAAGGCTCTTTAGTGGGCAACATAGTGCAAGATTTAGGTTTAGAAATAAAGCGTTTGATATCAGGTAAAGCTAAGATCTATACGAGGAACAATGACGGGTACATCGAgctgaacagagagagaggagtcctcCTCGTCAAAGACAGAATCGACAGAGAGGTGCTGTGTACAGAGACGGCGCTCTGTGCTTTACATTTTCAGATTATTCTGGAGAATCCGATGGAGTTTTACACTGTTACCGTTCAGATCACAGATATTAATGATAATGCACcagcatttgaaaaaaatgaaattgattttaaaataagtGAGTCGGCGGTGATCGGGGCAAAATTTGTGCTGGAGAGAGCTGAGGATCTTGATGTTGGAATTAATGGTGTTCAAAACTACGAATTAAGACCGACTGATAATTTTGCTTTGAAACTGGACAATAATGCAGATGGGAATAAAAACGTTGAGATGGTGCTACAGAAGCCtttagacagagagaaagaggagcagATATCTCTGGTGTTAACGGCTATAGATGGAGGAGAGCCGCAGATGTCAGGAACAATGCTGATTGTTATTACAGTCTTAGACATCAATGATAATGCCCCCGTTTTTACACAGCCAACATACAAAGCTACAGTTACTGAAAACTCACCTAAAGGAACATTTGTTGCCACTGTTTCAGCCTCAGATGCAGATCAGGGTTCATACGGCAAAATAACTTATTCAATCACAAATACTTTAGGAAATGTCAGGAAAATGTTTGAGGTTAATAAAGAAAATGGCGAGGTTTCCTTAATTGGAAATATTGACTTCGAAAAGTCAAAACACTTTCAAATAAATTTACGTGCTAGTGATGAGGGAGGACTCACAGATTCGTGTAAGTTAATTGTTGATGTGCAAGATGTAAATGACAACAAACCTGAAATTAACATAATGTCGAAGTCAAATGTGATATCAGAGGATGCTAAACTCAATACAGTCGTTACGATGATAAATATTGAGGACAAGGACTCAGGAGAAAACGGTAACGTGAAATGCTTCACTAGCGAAAATATGCccttcattttaaaaacatcaacaaataaTTTCTATAGTTTAGTAACAGACAGTGatttagacagagagagatcctCTGAGTATAATATAACAGTGACGTGCTCTGATGAGGGAGTGCCCTCCCTCTCCAGCAGCGTCACTCTCACCTTACAGATCTCTGATGTGAATGATAACGCGCCTGTCTTTGAGAGGAGCTCATATGAGGCTTACATTGTAGAAAACAACACACCAGGCCTCTCTATATTCACAGTGAAAGCCAGAGACGCTGACTGGAACCAGAATGCCCGTGTTTCTTACATACTGGAGGACTCCTCTGTTAACGGAGTGCCAGTCTCCTCATATGTGTCCGTTAGTGCTGATAGTGGAGTCATCCATGCAGTGCGCTCTTTTGACTACGAGCAGATCAAAGACTTCCACTTCCGCGTCAAAGCGCAGGATGGAGGTTCCCCTCCACTCAGTAGCAACGTGACTGTGAAAGTACTGATCCAGGACCAGAATGACAACCCTCCTCAGGTCCTGTACCCAGTCCAGACTGGTGGCTCTCTGGTGGCTGAAATGGTGCCTCGTTCAGCAGATGTGGGCTATCTGGTCACTAAAGTGGTGGCTGTTGATGTGGACTCTGGACAGAATGCCTGGCTCTCCTATAAACTGCAGAAAGCCACAGACAGGGCGCTGTTTGAAGTGGGCTTACAGAATGGAGAAATAAGAACTATCCGCCAAGTCACTGATAAAGATGCTGTGAAACAAAGACTGACTGTTATAGTGGAGGACAACGGGCAGCCCTCTCGTTCAGCTACAGTCATTGTTAACGTGGCGGTGGCGGACAGCTTCCCTGAAGTGCTGTCTGAGTTCACTGACTTTACACACGACAAGGAGTACAATGACAACCTGACTTTTTACTTAGTGTTGGCTCTGGCTGtagtctccttcctcttcatcacgtGTTTAGTGGTTATTATATCAGTGAAGATCTACAGGTGGAGACAGTCTCGCGTCCTGTATCACTCCAGTCTCCCTGTGATTCCATATTATCCACCACGTTACTCAGACACTTTGGGGACAGGGACTCTCCAACACGTGTACAACTACGAGGTGTGCAGGACGACTGACTCCAGAAAGAGTGACTGTAAGTTCGGAGGAGCCGGTAGTCAGAACGTGCTGATAATGGACCCCAGTTCTACGGGGACGATGCAGCGGATACAGAGTGAGAAGAGCATCCTGGATGAACCAGACTCTCCTCTAGAGGTCAGTTAA
- the LOC141775487 gene encoding protocadherin gamma-A2-like, giving the protein MNLQVLLFICLLSLDSVFGQVSYSIPEEMAKGSLVGNIVQDLGLEIKRLISGKAKIYTRNNDGYIELNRERGVLLVKDRIDREVLCTETALCALHFQIILENPMEFYTVTVQITDINDNAPAFEKSEIDFKISESAVIGAKFVLERAVDLDVGINGVQNYELRPTDNFALKLHNNANGNKNVEMVLQKPLDREKQEQISLVLTAVDGGEPQMSGTMLIVITVLDANDNAPVFTQPTYKATVTENSPKGTVVATVSASDADQGSYGKITYSITNTLGNVRKMFEVNKENGEVSLIENIDFEKSRHFEINVRASDEGGLTDSCKLIIDVQDVNDNKPEINIMSKSTVISEDAKLNTVVTMINIEDLDSGENGNVKCFISENIPFILKTSTNNFYSLVTDSDLDRERSSEYNITVTCSDEGVPSLSSSVTLTLQISDVNDNAPVFERSSYEAYIVENNTPGLSIFTVKARDADWNQNARVSYILEDSSVNGVPVSSYVSVSADSGVIHAVRSFDYEQIKDFHFRVKAQDGGSPPLSSNVTVKVLIQDQNDNPPQVLYPVQTGGSLVAEMVPRSADVGYLVTKVVAVDVDSGQNAWLSYKLQKATDRALFEVGLQNGEIRTIRQVTDKDAVKQRLTVIVEDNGQPSRSATVIVNVAVADSFPEVLSEFTDFTHDKEYNDNLTFYLVLALAVVSFLFITCLVVIISVKIYRWRQSRVLYHSSLPVIPYYPPRYSDTLGTGTLQHVYNYEVCRTTDSRKSDCKFGGAGSQNVLIMDPSSTGTMQRIQSEKSILDEPDSPLEVG; this is encoded by the coding sequence ATGAATCTGCAAGTACTGCTGTTTATCTGTCTCCTTTCCCTCGACTCGGTGTTCGGGCAGGTCAGCTACTCTATTCCGGAGGAAATGGCGAAAGGCTCTTTAGTGGGCAACATAGTGCAAGATTTAGGATTAGAAATAAAGCGTTTGATATCAGGTAAAGCTAAGATCTATACGAGGAACAATGACGGGTACATCGAgctgaacagagagagaggagtcctcCTCGTCAAAGACAGAATCGACAGAGAGGTGCTGTGTACAGAGACGGCGCTCTGTGCTTTACATTTTCAGATTATTTTGGAGAATCCGATGGAGTTTTACACTGTTACCGTTCAGATCACAGATATCAATGATAATGCACCAGCATTtgaaaaaagtgaaattgattttaaaataagtGAGTCGGCGGTCATCGGGGCAAAATTTGTGCTGGAGAGAGCTGTGGATCTTGATGTTGGAATTAATGGTGTTCAAAACTACGAATTAAGACCGACTGATAATTTTGCTCTGAAACTGCATAATAATGCTAACGGGAATAAAAACGTTGAGATGGTGCTACAGAAGCCTttagacagagagaaacaggagCAGATATCTCTGGTGTTAACGGCTGTAGATGGAGGAGAGCCGCAGATGTCAGGAACAATGCTGATTGTTATTACAGTGTTAGACGCTAATGATAATGCCCCCGTTTTTACACAGCCAACATACAAAGCTACAGTTACTGAAAACTCACCTAAAGGAACAGTTGTTGCCACTGTTTCAGCCTCAGATGCAGATCAGGGTTCATACGGTAAAATAACATATTCAATCACGAATACTTTAGGAAATGTCAGGAAAATGTTTGAGGTAAACAAGGAAAATGGCGAAGTTTCCTTAATTGAAAATATTGACTTCGAAAAGTCAAGACACTTTGAAATAAATGTACGTGCGAGTGATGAGGGAGGACTCACAGATTCTTGTAAGTTAATTATTGATGTGCAAGATGTAAATGATAACAAGCCTGAAATCAACATAATGTCGAAGTCAACTGTGATATCAGAGGATGCTAAACTCAATACAGTCgttacaatgataaatattgaggaCCTAGATTCAGGAGAAAACGGTAACGTGAAATGCTTTATCAGCGAAAATATACccttcattttaaaaacatcaacaaataaTTTCTATAGTTTAGTAACAGACAGTGatttagacagagagagatcctCTGAGTATAATATAACAGTGACGTGCTCTGATGAGGGAGTGCCCTCCCTCTCCAGCAGCGTCACTCTCACCTTACAGATCTCTGATGTGAATGATAACGCGCCTGTCTTTGAGAGGAGCTCATATGAGGCCTACATTGTAGAAAACAACACACCAGGCCTCTCTATATTCACAGTGAAAGCCAGAGACGCTGACTGGAACCAGAATGCCCGTGTTTCTTACATACTGGAGGACTCCTCTGTTAACGGAGTGCCAGTCTCCTCATATGTGTCCGTTAGTGCTGATAGTGGAGTCATCCATGCAGTGCGCTCTTTTGACTACGAGCAGATCAAAGACTTCCACTTCCGCGTCAAAGCGCAGGATGGAGGTTCCCCTCCACTCAGTAGCAATGTGACTGTGAAAGTACTGATCCAGGACCAGAACGACAACCCCCCTCAGGTCCTGTACCCAGTCCAGACTGGTGGCTCTCTGGTGGCTGAAATGGTGCCTCGTTCAGCAGATGTGGGCTATCTGGTCACTAAAGTGGTGGCTGTTGATGTGGACTCTGGACAGAATGCCTGGCTCTCCTATAAACTGCAGAAAGCCACAGACAGGGCGCTGTTTGAAGTGGGCTTACAAAATGGAGAAATAAGAACTATCCGCCAAGTCACTGATAAAGATGCTGTGAAACAAAGACTGACTGTTATAGTGGAGGACAACGGGCAGCCCTCTCGTTCAGCTACAGTCATTGTTAACGTGGCGGTGGCGGACAGCTTCCCTGAAGTGCTGTCTGAGTTCACTGACTTTACACACGACAAGGAGTACAATGACAACCTGACTTTTTACTTAGTGTTGGCTCTGGCTGtagtctccttcctcttcatcacgtGTTTAGTGGTTATTATATCAGTGAAGATCTACAGGTGGAGACAGTCTCGCGTCCTGTATCACTCCAGTCTCCCTGTGATTCCATATTATCCACCACGTTACTCAGACACTTTGGGGACAGGGACTCTCCAACACGTGTACAACTACGAGGTGTGCAGGACGACTGACTCCAGAAAGAGTGACTGTAAGTTCGGAGGAGCCGGTAGTCAGAACGTGCTGATAATGGACCCCAGTTCTACAGGGACGATGCAGCGGATACAGAGTGAGAAGAGCATCCTGGATGAACCAGACTCTCCTCTAGAGGTTGGTTAA
- the LOC141775463 gene encoding protocadherin gamma-A2-like, with protein MGWQVLLFISLLSLGVVHGQVSYSIPEEMAKGALIGNIAQDLGLGVERLKSGKARIYTGNTEEYIELKRERGVLLIKDRIDREALCGQTMPCALHFQMILENPMEFYTVTVEITDINDNPPTFDRGEMKYEISESALTGARFVLEKAIDDDVGINGLNSYALKPSDNFALKTISRGDGTKHVEMVLQKPLDREKHEHISLILTALDGGEPQLSGTIQISITVLDANDNPPVCSKPEYKASVTENAPVGTVITTVRATDIDKGSNGVVTYMISKSAAAGLFEIDANTGILTLTGNVDYEKRRLYELDVQVSDQGGLSDACKVIVDVTDTNDNPPSINIMSNSNTVSENMKPGTVVTMLNIQDADSNDNGKVMCVLNENIPFAIKSTTNNFFTVITDSDLDRERSSEYNITVTCSDEGVPSLSSSVTLTLQISDVNDNAPVFERSSYEAYIVENNTPGLSIFTVKARDADWNQNARVSYILEDSSVNGVPVSSYVSVSADSGVIHAVRSFDYEQIKDFHFRVKAQDGGSPPLSSNVTVKVLIQDQNDNPPQVLYPVQTGGSLVAEMVPRSADVGYLVTKVVAVDVDSGQNAWLSYKLQKATDRALFEVGLQNGEIRTIRQVTDKDAVKQRLTVIVEDNGQPSRSATVIVNVAVADSFPEVLSEFTDFTHDKEYNDNLTFYLVLALAVVSFLFITCLVVIISVKIYRWRQSRVLYHSSLPVIPYYPPRYSDTLGTGTLQHVYNYEVCRTTDSRKSDCKFGGAGSQNVLIMDPSSTGTMQRIQSEKSILDEPDSPLEVG; from the coding sequence ATGGGATGGCAAGTGCTGTTGTTTAtctcgctgctctctctcgGTGTAGTGCACGGGCAAGTCAGCTACTCCATTCCTGAGGAAATGGCAAAGGGGGCTCTAATAGGAAATATAGCCCAGGATTTAGGTTTAGGTGTGGAAAGACTGAAGTCCGGTAAAGCTCGTATTTATACTGGTAACACTGAGGAATATATCGAgctgaagagagaaagaggagtccTCCTTATTAAAGACAGAATAGACAGAGAAGCTCTATGCGGGCAAACAATGCCTTGCGCACTCCATTTCCAAATGATCCTGGAAAACCCAATGGAGTTTTACACGGTTACTGTCGAGATTACCGATATAAATGACAACCCTCCGACGTTTGACAGAGGTGAGATGAAATATGAAATTAGCGAATCAGCTCTAACTGGAGCTCGATTCGTTTTAGAGAAAGCAATAGACGATGATGTTGGAATAAACGGATTGAACAGCTACGCCCTGAAGCCCAGTGATAATTTCGCTCTGAAAACCATCAGCAGAGGAGATGGGACTAAACATGTCGAGATGGTTTTACAGAAACCATTAGACCGAGAAAAACATGAGCATATATCATTAATACTAACAGCTCTGGATGGTGGTGAACCACAGCTTTCAGGGACAATACAGATTAGCATAACTGTTTTAGACGCAAATGACAACCCGCCCGTTTGTTCAAAACCGGAATATAAAGCAAGTGTTACAGAGAATGCTCCTGTTGGCACTGTAATAACCACCGTAAGGGCTACAGACATAGATAAAGGCAGTAACGGAGTAGTCACATACATGATTTCAAAATCTGCAGCAGCGGGTCTCTTTGAAATTGATGCAAATACTGGAATATTGACTTTAACTGGAAATGTAGATTATGAAAAAAGGAGACTGTATGAGCTCGACGTTCAGGTGTCAGATCAGGGAGGATTATCAGACGCATGTAAAGTAATTGTGGACGTCACAGATACAAATGATAACCCTCCGTCTATTAACATAATGTCTAACTCAAACACAGTATCTGAGAACATGAAACCGGGAACGGTTGTTACGATGCTTAATATACAAGATGCGGACTCAAATGATAACGGTAAAGTTATGTGTGTTTTAAACGAAAATATTCCGTTTGCCATTAAATCAACAACAAATAATTTCTTTACCGTTATAACAGACAGTGatttagacagagagagatcctCTGAGTATAATATAACAGTGACGTGCTCTGATGAGGGAGTGCCCTCTCTCTCCAGCAGCGTCACTCTCACCTTACAGATCTCTGATGTGAATGATAACGCGCCTGTCTTTGAGAGGAGCTCATATGAGGCCTACATTGTAGAAAACAACACACCAGGCCTCTCTATATTCACAGTGAAAGCCAGAGACGCTGACTGGAACCAGAATGCCCGTGTTTCTTACATACTGGAGGACTCCTCTGTTAACGGAGTGCCAGTCTCCTCATATGTGTCCGTTAGTGCTGATAGTGGAGTCATCCATGCAGTGCGCTCTTTTGACTACGAGCAGATCAAAGACTTCCACTTCCGCGTGAAAGCGCAGGATGGAGGTTCCCCTCCACTAAGTAGCAACGTGACTGTGAAAGTACTGATCCAGGACCAGAACGACAACCCTCCTCAGGTCCTGTACCCAGTCCAGACTGGTGGCTCTCTGGTGGCTGAAATGGTGCCTCGTTCAGCAGATGTGGGCTATCTAGTCACTAAAGTGGTGGCTGTTGATGTGGACTCTGGACAGAATGCCTGGCTCTCCTATAAACTGCAGAAAGCCACAGACAGGGCGCTGTTTGAAGTGGGCTTACAGAATGGAGAAATAAGAACTATCCGCCAAGTCACTGATAAAGATGCTGTGAAACAAAGACTGACTGTTATAGTGGAGGACAACGGGCAGCCCTCTCGTTCAGCTACAGTCATTGTTAACGTGGCGGTGGCGGACAGCTTCCCTGAAGTGCTGTCTGAGTTCACTGACTTTACACACGACAAGGAGTACAATGACAACCTGACTTTTTACTTAGTGTTGGCTCTGGCTGtagtctccttcctcttcatcacgtGTTTAGTGGTTATTATATCAGTGAAGATCTACAGGTGGAGACAGTCTCGCGTCCTGTATCACTCCAGTCTCCCTGTGATTCCATATTATCCACCACGTTACTCAGACACTTTGGGGACAGGGACTCTCCAACACGTGTACAACTACGAGGTGTGCAGGACGACTGACTCCAGAAAGAGTGACTGTAAGTTCGGAGGAGCCGGTAGTCAGAACGTGCTGATAATGGACCCCAGTTCTACAGGGACGATGCAGCGGATACAGAGTGAGAAGAGCATCCTGGACGAACCAGACTCTCCTCTAGAGGTCGGTTAA